The segment GGAAACCCTTGTAACGGATGATGAACTTCGTGATGCAAAGTCTTATTTGACAGGCAGCTTTCCCAGACGCCTCGATACAACCGACAAGGTTGTAACATTTATGGCGCAGACTGAATTCTACGGCCTTGGACTTGACTATGATAAAAACTACATTGGTTACATAAATGCAATAACCAAAGAGGATATAAAACGTGTTGCCGCAAGGTATCTTAATGACACCATATATCAACTAGTTATAGTAGGTAACAAAGCAAAGCTGAGTGTTGCCCAGGACTCAAAATAGCATGTTTGAGATACTAAGGTCTCCACCGGCAATGCAACAGTGGTCACAGAAAAAACACTCAGATGGTAAAACCATCGGTTTTGTACCTACAATGGGGGCTCTTCACAGTGGGCATACCGGCCTCATAGACGCCTCAATGGCTGAAAACGACCTGACAGTGGTAAGTATTTTTGTTAATCCAACCCAGTTTTCCGCCGGCGAGGATTTTGAAAAATATCCGCGCAATTATGATGCGGACTCTGAAAAACTGAGACAAACCGGTGTTGACGCCTTGTATTTCCCTGAATCGTCTGATATGTATCCTGATAGCTTTGCAACCTTTATAGATGTCAGGGGGATTTCCGGTAAACTCTGCGGTGCTTTCAGACCCGGGCACTTTACCGGTGTGGCAACAGTTGTTGCCAAGCTTTTTAACATAGTGTTGCCCGCAAGAGCCTATTTTGGGTTAAAAGACTACCAGCAGTGCGTTGTTATCAGAAAAATGGTAAGTGACCTTAACATGCCGGTTATGCTCCGGTTCTGTGAGACTCTCAGAGAACATGACGGGCTTGCAATGAGTTCAAGGAACATTTATCTTAATGAGGAGCAAAGAGGCAATGCAACCGTTGTGTATAAGGCTTTGTGTAAGGCACAAACGCTTATTGAAAAAGGGCTGCTGAAATTTAAAGACGCCGCCGATGTCATGATGCAAATACTGAACTCATCCGTGCATGTTAGCGAAGTTCAGTACAGCAGTGTGTATGACCCTGAGTCGCTTGATGATATTGCGGAGCATTTCACAGAGCCTTACAGTGGAAAGACGGTAGTGCTTGCCATAGCGGTGAAAATTGGAAACACACGTTTGATAGATAATCTTATCATAGCGGTACCCTGAGTTTTGCTATAATATACAGGCATATGGATTTATATAGAGAGATACGGGCAGGATTTTTTGTAATAGCCGGGCCTTGTGTGATAGAGAGCCGGGAGCTTGCAATGTCGGCGGCACTGAAGCTTAAAGAGATATGCAGTTCGCTAGGGCTTACATTTATTTTTAAAAGCTCGTATGACAAGGCAAACAGGACATCGTTAAGCGGCTACAGAGGAACGGGGAGGTTATATGCTGAGAGGATGGAAAGCGGCCTTCAGATATTAAACGATGTAAAAGAAAAACACGGCGTTGCAGTACTCACTGATGTCCACTCTGCAGATGAGGCAAGGATTGCCTCTGAAGTTGTGGATATAATACAGATACCGGCTTTTTTGTCAAGACAGACCGACATAATCATAACAGCCTCGGAAACCGGCAAGACGGTAAACATAAAAAAGGGGCAGTTTATGGCTCCGTGGGATATAAAAAATGTCGTGGCTAAATTTATCTCAACCGGCAACAAGAAACTGCTCATTACTGAGCGTGGCACCACGTTTGGATATGGTAACCTGGTTGTGGATTTCAGGGGAATTCCTA is part of the Nitrospirae bacterium YQR-1 genome and harbors:
- the panC gene encoding pantoate--beta-alanine ligase; this translates as MFEILRSPPAMQQWSQKKHSDGKTIGFVPTMGALHSGHTGLIDASMAENDLTVVSIFVNPTQFSAGEDFEKYPRNYDADSEKLRQTGVDALYFPESSDMYPDSFATFIDVRGISGKLCGAFRPGHFTGVATVVAKLFNIVLPARAYFGLKDYQQCVVIRKMVSDLNMPVMLRFCETLREHDGLAMSSRNIYLNEEQRGNATVVYKALCKAQTLIEKGLLKFKDAADVMMQILNSSVHVSEVQYSSVYDPESLDDIAEHFTEPYSGKTVVLAIAVKIGNTRLIDNLIIAVP
- the kdsA gene encoding 3-deoxy-8-phosphooctulonate synthase, translating into MDLYREIRAGFFVIAGPCVIESRELAMSAALKLKEICSSLGLTFIFKSSYDKANRTSLSGYRGTGRLYAERMESGLQILNDVKEKHGVAVLTDVHSADEARIASEVVDIIQIPAFLSRQTDIIITASETGKTVNIKKGQFMAPWDIKNVVAKFISTGNKKLLITERGTTFGYGNLVVDFRGIPIMKEYGYPVVFDATHSVQLPGGLGSASGGQREFVPTLAKAAVAAGCDGIFMEVHPQPDSAPCDGPNMVNFETAGDVLSVSKALYELINTR